The Caldivirga sp. genome includes a region encoding these proteins:
- a CDS encoding beta-galactosidase, giving the protein MRTSELLLVGVVLLVLIELTPSVHGESQSMVWSTQVPYLGSNGKPHDFEYFMSIKELGFNTIFLTVPWGAVEYGPNEYDFHVLDQYMNYTEALGLRVILVFFYSVPAAAGDPDATPPWLLNNGELEVNPLGQPQNPPALAWWNMTDRQYYFNFIKTVVSRYVNYSNLLGVLVDYGWLDDDWGPGVNGLPVGYAKSDVAMFRQWLRQTYHGNITLLNEQWGTDYRSFNQINPSTIPFTGNWRYFQEFRVWSINETYSQLFSMIRSIIGPNKMLLFYWGGSIDDIYSLQMPEIYFQLARRYNVTIVLDDADHTHFSVFFSNMARAYHVHLMMEWTPVPSTRSYYSKYLSHLILGYPWLMGGDYYVFIRSLNWFWPTVQLNAMATKIYELINGTYPSTKVALLYMTMFGDTYGNWRYLVNETGLIPGSLLNVNNHYAYYPFNMITVNELALGLVNLSNYKYLILMVPENLIPSSVQGIINQWRSRGGVLVSFNSSWLRDDLGSVLSHLEEPVLVANASVEAFPIVNNNSVFLAINNYGNPVNTLHVDVNLTALGLRNGTYVIINLDGGDLLNVTNGGSVSFNVNLYYTMGVVMVGIMPVKPIHMIINISSINASYHYETGVFNIKVNGLISPKGNYVVTALVHTNLTQAGSPFTSNGLVYESVSAGEATSNDGYFTINLTLPMYQVMLNSYTLILNIYVINNGYVVNGESYVLNMNLNFTSTPYGWLPSVSGVNVTGYSPLIIAKPATVTATIPVNLTSTVTTTVTTTTTVVSTETSILTSTILKGIIPRPVTVTITVGVIVLILIVAVALVARTRLMRGN; this is encoded by the coding sequence ATGCGGACTTCAGAACTACTACTAGTGGGTGTAGTATTACTAGTGTTAATTGAATTAACTCCATCTGTTCATGGTGAGTCTCAGTCAATGGTTTGGTCAACACAGGTACCGTACTTGGGTTCTAACGGTAAGCCCCATGATTTCGAGTACTTCATGAGCATTAAGGAGTTGGGCTTCAATACCATTTTCCTAACAGTCCCCTGGGGTGCTGTTGAGTATGGGCCTAATGAATACGACTTCCATGTGCTTGACCAGTACATGAATTACACTGAGGCCTTGGGTTTAAGGGTTATCCTAGTCTTCTTCTACTCAGTACCAGCAGCAGCCGGTGACCCTGATGCAACTCCACCTTGGCTCCTTAATAATGGTGAGCTTGAGGTTAATCCACTTGGCCAACCACAGAATCCACCAGCCCTAGCCTGGTGGAATATGACTGATAGGCAATACTACTTCAATTTTATTAAAACAGTGGTTTCAAGGTACGTTAACTACAGTAACCTCCTAGGTGTACTAGTTGACTACGGTTGGCTTGATGATGACTGGGGCCCTGGCGTTAATGGTTTGCCTGTTGGTTACGCTAAGAGTGATGTAGCCATGTTTAGGCAGTGGCTAAGGCAAACTTACCACGGCAACATTACGCTACTTAATGAGCAGTGGGGTACTGATTACAGGAGTTTTAATCAAATAAACCCCTCAACAATACCATTCACTGGTAATTGGCGGTACTTCCAGGAGTTCAGGGTTTGGAGTATTAATGAGACGTATAGCCAATTATTCAGCATGATTAGAAGCATTATTGGGCCTAATAAAATGCTCCTATTCTACTGGGGTGGGTCAATTGATGATATTTACAGTTTACAAATGCCTGAAATATATTTTCAATTGGCTAGGAGGTATAACGTAACCATAGTGCTTGATGATGCCGATCATACGCACTTTTCAGTGTTCTTCAGTAACATGGCTAGGGCATACCATGTGCACTTAATGATGGAGTGGACACCAGTACCAAGCACCCGCTCCTACTACAGTAAGTACTTGTCTCATCTAATCCTCGGTTACCCATGGCTAATGGGCGGCGACTACTACGTATTCATAAGGAGCTTAAATTGGTTTTGGCCTACTGTTCAATTAAACGCGATGGCGACTAAAATATATGAGTTAATTAACGGTACTTACCCAAGCACTAAGGTTGCCTTACTGTACATGACAATGTTCGGGGATACTTACGGCAATTGGCGTTACCTAGTTAATGAAACAGGCTTAATACCGGGAAGCCTACTTAACGTGAATAACCACTACGCCTACTACCCATTCAACATGATTACGGTTAATGAATTAGCCCTAGGCTTAGTTAACTTATCCAACTACAAGTACCTAATTCTAATGGTGCCTGAAAACCTTATCCCAAGTAGCGTACAGGGCATTATTAACCAATGGAGAAGCAGGGGTGGTGTATTAGTATCATTTAATTCAAGTTGGTTAAGGGATGATTTAGGTAGTGTACTTAGTCACTTGGAGGAACCAGTGTTGGTGGCTAATGCATCAGTGGAAGCTTTTCCAATAGTTAACAATAACTCCGTCTTCTTGGCCATTAACAATTACGGTAATCCGGTTAACACCCTACATGTTGATGTGAATTTAACCGCGTTAGGCTTACGTAACGGTACCTACGTCATCATTAACCTTGATGGAGGTGACCTACTTAATGTAACCAATGGGGGTTCAGTATCATTCAACGTGAACCTATATTACACTATGGGTGTGGTTATGGTGGGTATTATGCCTGTTAAACCAATCCACATGATTATTAACATAAGTAGCATTAACGCAAGCTACCATTACGAGACAGGGGTCTTCAATATTAAGGTTAATGGTTTAATTTCACCTAAGGGCAATTACGTGGTTACCGCACTAGTCCATACTAACCTAACCCAAGCTGGTTCCCCATTCACCAGTAACGGCTTAGTGTATGAGTCAGTTAGCGCAGGTGAGGCTACTAGTAATGATGGTTACTTCACCATCAACTTAACGCTACCTATGTACCAAGTAATGCTTAATAGCTACACCCTAATACTCAACATTTACGTCATAAACAATGGATACGTAGTGAACGGTGAGTCGTACGTACTTAACATGAACCTGAACTTCACATCAACCCCCTATGGTTGGTTACCCTCAGTGTCCGGAGTTAACGTGACAGGGTATAGCCCATTAATAATAGCTAAGCCAGCCACAGTAACAGCCACCATTCCAGTCAACTTAACCTCCACGGTAACCACAACAGTAACAACCACTACGACGGTAGTTAGTACTGAGACCAGCATCCTAACCTCAACAATCTTGAAGGGCATTATACCTAGACCAGTTACTGTAACGATCACGGTGGGCGTTATTGTGTTAATTTTAATCGTAGCAGTAGCCTTGGTGGCAAGGACTAGGTTAATGAGGGGTAATTAG
- a CDS encoding 30S ribosomal protein S17e: MGKVRPAYIKRVGRMLMEQYPDRFSDDFEHNKQVVGQLVEGASKKVRNRIAGYITSQVKRIKAAGEEEEGGESVKTSTEGGS, encoded by the coding sequence ATGGGTAAGGTTAGGCCAGCTTACATTAAGAGGGTTGGTAGGATGCTTATGGAGCAGTACCCAGATAGGTTCAGCGATGACTTTGAGCATAATAAGCAGGTGGTGGGTCAGTTGGTTGAAGGTGCCTCGAAGAAGGTTAGGAATAGGATAGCAGGCTACATAACATCACAGGTTAAGCGCATTAAGGCAGCGGGTGAGGAGGAAGAGGGCGGGGAAAGTGTAAAAACCAGCACTGAGGGTGGTTCCTAA
- a CDS encoding proteasome subunit beta: MHGDPKVLLTGTTTVGVVTKEGVVLATDRRVTAGYYIAHRKGRKIWKIDNHVAATMSGAVADVQMILNELTHLAMDYRITHQVPVPVKTLANYASVIMFYSRPMIYIAHMIIGGVDNEEGPVLYAVDWYGSFTREERFMSTGSGSPTAFGVLEDGYRDGMSLDEAVKLATRAVKAAMLHDPGSGEGVDVITITKEAGYREVQV, encoded by the coding sequence ATGCATGGTGACCCAAAGGTCCTATTAACTGGGACAACAACAGTAGGGGTGGTTACTAAGGAGGGTGTTGTGTTGGCTACTGATAGGAGGGTTACTGCAGGCTACTACATAGCCCATAGGAAGGGTAGGAAGATATGGAAGATTGATAACCACGTGGCGGCAACAATGAGTGGGGCAGTTGCCGATGTACAAATGATACTTAATGAATTAACACACTTAGCAATGGACTATAGGATAACACACCAGGTCCCAGTACCAGTTAAAACGCTCGCCAATTACGCATCAGTAATCATGTTTTACAGTAGGCCAATGATATACATAGCGCACATGATAATTGGAGGAGTGGATAATGAAGAGGGCCCAGTCCTATATGCAGTTGACTGGTACGGTAGCTTCACTAGGGAGGAGCGCTTCATGTCAACTGGTAGTGGTTCCCCAACAGCCTTCGGTGTTCTTGAGGATGGTTATAGGGATGGCATGAGCCTTGATGAGGCGGTTAAGTTAGCCACCAGGGCGGTTAAGGCAGCAATGCTTCATGATCCAGGAAGCGGAGAAGGCGTTGACGTAATAACTATAACTAAGGAGGCTGGGTATAGGGAAGTCCAGGTTTAA
- a CDS encoding DNA-directed RNA polymerase subunit K — translation MSTIDELYSLIRNGKLPYPPRITKYEFAKIIAVRTRQLMDGAPPLVNPKEIGTSDPVAIAFEELKRGLLPFIIIRRLPNGKRVEYTLRELQELERNVMTY, via the coding sequence ATGTCAACAATTGACGAATTATACTCTTTAATTAGGAACGGTAAATTACCTTACCCACCCCGAATAACTAAGTATGAGTTCGCAAAGATAATTGCAGTGAGGACTAGGCAATTAATGGATGGTGCACCACCATTAGTTAACCCCAAGGAGATAGGGACCTCCGACCCAGTGGCTATAGCATTTGAGGAGCTTAAGAGGGGGTTACTGCCCTTCATAATAATAAGGAGGCTGCCTAATGGTAAGAGGGTTGAGTATACGCTTAGGGAGCTTCAGGAACTTGAAAGGAATGTAATGACGTATTAA
- a CDS encoding peptidylprolyl isomerase, which yields MVLQKGDYILLDYTMLTKEDGKVIETTIEEKAKEANIYDPNQAYGPRLIILGETKIFEPLEEALLKSDEGSEVTVEVPPEKAFGLRDQSKVKVVSIREFYRAGKVPKVGDIVEYNNQRARVISVSSGRVILDFNHPLAGKVIVVNAKVVKKLTSDEDKVKEIIRQYLPRLDMGRVEAKHENGQVTIKLPSEVLFIDGIGTVKFRIAEELAQRFTDVKKIIYVEELEVSREEQQAQQAQQTTQETQQQATAQTQQVQGGSS from the coding sequence ATGGTTCTGCAGAAGGGCGACTACATACTGTTAGATTACACAATGTTGACGAAGGAGGATGGTAAGGTTATTGAGACGACAATTGAGGAGAAGGCTAAGGAGGCCAACATATATGACCCTAACCAGGCCTATGGCCCTAGGTTAATAATACTTGGTGAAACCAAGATCTTTGAACCCCTTGAGGAGGCTTTACTGAAGAGCGATGAGGGTTCCGAGGTGACTGTTGAGGTGCCTCCTGAGAAGGCCTTCGGCTTAAGGGATCAGAGTAAGGTTAAGGTTGTTTCAATTAGGGAATTCTATAGGGCTGGTAAGGTACCTAAGGTTGGCGACATTGTCGAGTACAATAATCAGAGGGCTAGGGTTATTTCAGTCTCAAGCGGTAGGGTTATCCTGGACTTTAACCATCCATTAGCGGGGAAGGTGATTGTGGTTAACGCTAAGGTGGTTAAGAAGCTCACAAGTGACGAGGATAAGGTTAAGGAGATAATTAGGCAGTACTTACCTAGGTTAGACATGGGTAGGGTTGAGGCTAAGCATGAGAATGGCCAGGTAACAATAAAACTGCCCTCAGAGGTCCTCTTCATTGACGGTATAGGCACTGTTAAGTTCAGGATAGCTGAGGAATTAGCTCAGAGGTTCACGGATGTTAAGAAGATAATATACGTGGAGGAGCTTGAGGTTTCAAGGGAGGAGCAGCAGGCTCAACAAGCACAGCAGACTACACAGGAGACTCAGCAACAGGCAACCGCACAGACTCAGCAGGTTCAAGGTGGTTCAAGTTGA